DNA from Canis lupus dingo isolate Sandy chromosome 27, ASM325472v2, whole genome shotgun sequence:
AGGGAGGGGCAAAAGAAGGGAGGTGACACCCtgggcaacccccccccccccccttcccatAGCAAATGGACATGATACAGACTTTTTTCCTAGAGGCTTCTGCTTTGGTGCAGGGAGCCTAGGGTTTGGGCTGGTGTCATGAAGTGTTTGTGTAGGTGTGTTGGGGGTTGTTCTGTGTTTGTGGGTGGCTCCTGGGACTGGCCAAACCCGTATGGTTGTAATCATCCTGCCTGATTGGAGAAGCTCTTGTCTCTTCTCAAATGGTGATTGATGTCATGCATCTGAGTGGATGTCTCTCTCttgtctgtctttcctttttcacAGCCCGTAGCTAAGTCACCTACTTGTTTCCTTGACCTTTTTttcaagcttcttttttttttttaaatgtcatttctttatCCTTCTGCTTATCTTTATTTTCGCTTTAATTCTGGAGCCTGCTGGTCGTGTTTTTGTTTCCCATCAAACATCTTTCActtctgccttctctctccttaGCTGTAGCAGTAAGTTGAGGTCTGGGAAAGATGTTCCTACATTTTGGTGTTTTCTAAGTTGGAAGTCTTCAAGTCTTAGTTTGAAACTGAGGCCACTTAGTAAAGGGGTCAGTCTTGTTGCTGAGTCTTCAGCTGTTGGGATGAGAAACTTAGGCTCGAGTCTCATCACTGTGTAGACCAAGGTGGCAAATTTCTGTACTGTTGcccaaggtgggggtggggtagcaGCATTGGTAACATGATCTGACTCTCTCTGTGAGGGGCGAGAGAAGTAGTAGTGCTGTCCAGCCAATGTTGGTTCCACATTTTGGCTTCCCATTGGCCCCTtgggctggggctgcccctgtgtTGATTGGGAGCAGTGCAGGCTCCCAGGGTGAACTCTGCCCCAAGCTGTAGCATGACCCAGTTTTTCCACTTGCCACACCCCATTCCTGCCCCTTTCCCAAATCTTCTTTTATGTCTCAGCCACTTTGAATGTTGTCTCTGTGCATTATCTGCTTGAGAAGTTTGGGGGTCTTATGTGGATGGGTGTTCCCTTCACCTGCACGGGTTTGTCCTGGTGTCCAGCTTTCACGGAGGTGAGGAAGATGAGGAACTGAGAGATGTGACTTATTAGTGAGGGGGATGACATGGGGGATTGCTTTGAAAAAGCCTTAAGAAAATGGTTCTTTCTGGTGAGATCCAAGCTGGTGTTCCATTCCCAAGGGAATGGGAGGGGCTTTCATATGCCTGGCCTGATCCTGGGCTGAGTGGGGGGAGGCTGATGGTGCTTTGTCAAGCTTAATGTCTCATATTCCCTAGTATCTGCCTTGCTCAGGAAGGGCGGAGCCAGAAGCATTTTAGGGCTAGTTCTGGGAGTCAGGGGCGAATAGAAGGAAGCATATTGTCCCGCACTGTCCAGGTGCTGCTCTTCTTTTCTTCGTGTGAACATCACATATGCTGGATAGGTGGCTACTTCTAATCTGTGAGAGGTAGTTTAGGGTCTATGGCTTGGACTCTTGGGGAGGTAGGTGGTGAGAAGGGAACTGAGTTGTGGAGACTTCTGGCCTCCCATTCCTCAAGCTAAATTTTTTGGGTATCAAAAATTCAAGAAAGTTGTATGCTGTGACCACAGCTCCACTGAGTTTTTGTTAAATCTTAGTTCTGAtgattggaaaaataattatgattgaGGCAGTAACCCAGTCTTTCTTGTGGTATTACCCTTCATGTTTGTCTTGGGTTTCCTTGCCTAGGACATTAAAGTGGCTTGTTGAGAACTGTGTCATCCCAAAATAGGTGTTAGGAGAAGTGGTATGTGGACCTGGGGCCAGGTAGCAATTTGGGAAGTCTTGTGAGGGTAGTCTTTCCTCGGCTACCTCTCTCAACCcaaccccctctcccctgctACTTCCTGTCCTATGTTGGCAGCTGGGTGCCCTGGGCTGGCTTTTGCGGTCAGGAGCCATTTTCCCTCTCCTCAGTGGGTGAGgcactccctccttctctccactcCCTTCTCCACTCCCGCCTCCCTGGGCGGGGGTGGCttaggaagaaggagagagaggagggaggagggagttgGTGTGAATGTGTGTTAGTTACAAAGGAAGCTGCCTCCTGGCCTTCTCCTCCccctgtgccccttcccaccTAGCCCTGCCCAGGAGCTCTCAGTATTACCCTAGGCTTTGTGTGTGCTCCCAGccagggaaggaggtggagccagatgggaggaggatgggggtgtgtgtggaggagATGGTGACAGCTGGGCTGATTTGGGCCCCTGGGGAGAAGAGGCTACTGACCCAGGAGAAGCTGGGGAGGAACAGTAGAGCTGGAGATGGGGAAAGGAAATCATGTTTGGGAGTGGGTGTGATATTGGGCGGACAACTGAACCTGGGGCTTGAGGATTCTGGTGGTTTTAAGCAGTGATGACCCAGAGTGGGTAGTCAAGGGTGTGGTTTCTGGGCCCCCTGCACTGATAGgctctttcattttcattccttgCTTTGTAGAATATTTGGTGGGCAGTTAGAGGAGGGCTAGatatatttctcttatttggTTAATTCTAAGCAGCTTGCTGGAGCTGCACTGGTGAACATATAGAGGACTCCTGTTAAAGATGAGGGAAAGGAGGCAGGGGTCTGGACAGCTGCCCGAGGTGGGCCTGGTCTGGCCTGGCAGGCCTATTTCGGGTATATAcagctctctctttgtctgtttttgtcctGAGTATCAGCTTCCTTCTGTGGAGAGTATAGCAGTTCTCTTCAGTGGAATCTGGGACAAGAGGTGGGGGAATAAAGTCTAAAGCCTCTGGATTAGGCTCTAACCTTTTGCTATTGATCTTTTCTCTACCTGTCTTTCTCTGccaaatatatgtagaaaatgaaGAGGACCCAGAAGAGGATTTGTCAGAAGCAGAGACTCCAAAgctcaagaagaagaaaaagcctaAGAAACCTCGGGACCCTAAAATCCCTAAGAGCAAACGCCAAAAAAAGGAGGTGAGTGGGTGACTGGATGTTTTGGGGAATAATAAGAAGAAGGGAGCAGCTCTGAGAATGGTCGACGGGTAGGAGGggcatttgtttcttcttctagAATGGTGGGCCAGGTCCTCAGGTCCTCAGCCCTGGGGATGAGCCTCAGGGCTGTCCTGAGGTCAGCATGTGTGtagcatgtgtgtgtctgtctccctctccctctccctctcccccttccctgctccagCGTATGCTCTTATGCCGGCAGCTGGGGGACAGCTCTGGGGAGGGGCCGGAGtttgtggaggaggaggaagaggtggctcTTCGCTCAGACAGTGAGGGCAGCGACTATACCCCtggcaagaagaagaagaagaagcttggacctaagaaagaaaagaagagcaaatccaagcggaaggaagaggaagaagaggatgacGACGACGATGATTCAAAGGTGCCTGGACCTCTGTCCTTTCCTCTGTGCTTGCTGTCCACCTCTGTCCTTTATCTCCCAGATAATGCCCTGCCCCTTAGTGCCCTTCTCTCCCCGTTTGAAAtgattttctctttgctcttcttcccTGGTCTTGGAAGCCTTCATCTCAGCTCAGATTCCCTTTAGCAAGTGTGGGTACTAGGTGTCAGGTCTTTGACCTTGCTCTCTCTGCAGGAGCCTAAATCATCTGCTCAGCTCCTAGAAGACTGGGGCATGGAAGACATTGACCATGTGTTCTCAGAGGAGGATTATCGTACCCTCACCAACTACAAGGCCTTCAGCCAGTTTGTCCGGTAAACAAGAGGGTCTTGGGCCTGGGAGAGGAGAGTGCTTGTATGATTCTCAAtacacttctctttctcttctcacttctctttctctctcttttattcttaaacttcttttcactttgttgttcTTGTCCATTTGTCCCCCAGACCCCTCATTGCTGCCAAAAATCCCAAGATTGCTGTCTCCAAAATGATGATGGTTTTGGGTGCAAAGTGGCGTGAGTTCAGTACCAACAATCCCTTCAAAGGCAGTTCTGGGGCTTCagtggcggcagcagcagcagcagcggtgGCTGTGGTGGAGAGCATGGTGACGGCCACTGAAGTTGCACCACCTCCTCCCCCGGTGGAGGTCCCTATCCGCAAGGCCAAGACCAAGGAGGGCAAAGGTGAAATGGGACCCAATGCAAGGCGGGACTGACATGGGCTTGGGATGTTGAAGTTAGAGGAAGCATGGGGGTGCTGCTCTGTTAGCCTAAAGATAGAGGAGTGTGAGGGAGAAATGAGTCCTGGATTTAGGAGGTTTGGGAAGCTGAACATGGGGAAACCAGCTTAGGTGGAGAATATTTTATCATCTTCCCCATCTTCTACCTTGTCATGCATTTGGATTATACGATCTTACTTGTGCTTTTCTGATTTTTAGGTCCCAATGCTCGGAGGAAGCCAAAGGGCAGCCCTCGTGTACCTGATGCCAAGAAGCCTAAACCTAAGAAAGTAGCTCCCCTGAAAATCAAGCTGGGAGGTTTTGGTTCTAAGCGTAAGAGATCCTCGGTGAGAGCCCAACCCATCCCTTTGGTGAGGGTGTCTTATCTAATAATGATGTTACTTTATGTCAGAGTCTAGCCTTTATAGTAGGCATGTAAGAATGGGGACAGTTGGCTCCACAACAAGGTGACTAGGCTTCTTACTTGACTGTCCTGGCTGGGGTTCTAGCACCCTTAGTAAGAGAGTGATCCCTTCTCTAGCGTTCTCCTTTCCCTTGGCTTCAACctctaactttctttcttttcattctgccAGAGTGAGGATGATGACTTAGATGTGGAATCTGACTTCGATGATGCCAGTATCAATAGCTATTCTGTTTCTGACGGTTCCACCAGCCGCAGTAGCCGCAGCCGCAAGAAACTCCGaaccactaaaaagaaaaagaaaggtgtgtttattttttgtgtctgtgtgtgaatgGGATAGGGTGGGAATGATTGGGGAAGAATCTCCCTAAGGAGATCAGGgttgaatttattttagagggggcggggggaggtagTTTTTTTCTAATAACTGGGCTTTCCCTCTTCCTTGCCCAGGCGAGGAGGAGGTGACTGCTGTGGATGGTTATGAGACAGACCACCAGGACTATTGCGAGGTGTGCCAGCAAGGCGGTGAGATCATCCTGTGTGATACCTGTCCCCGAGCTTACCACATGGTCTGCCTGGATCCGGATATGGAGAAGGCTCCTGAGGGCAAGTGGAGCTGTCCACACTGCGTGAGTACCTGGCCATTGTGTGGCCCTTTGGAACCCTTGAGAGGAAGGGTGGGATGATGGGGTTTTTTTGGGCCTGGGTGGTGTTCCTGGTGTGGACTTTGGGAAGCATTCAAAAGAATGATGGGTGTGGTTCTgatttgggtgggtgggggggggtggtgatCTGACTCTGGTCCTTTACTGCAGGAGAAGGAAGGCATCCAGTGGGAGGCTAAAGAGGACAATTCAGAGGGTGAGGAGATCCTGGAAGAGGTTGGAGGAGACCCTGAAGAGGAGGATGACCACCATATGGAATTCTGTCGTGTCTGTAAGGATGGTGGGGAGTTGCTCTGCTGCGACACTTGTCCTTCATCTTACCACATCCACTGCCTGAACCCCCCACTGCCAGAGATCCCTAATGGTGAATGGCTCTGTCCCCGTTGTACGGTGAGTGACTGACCCCAGCAAAGGTGGGAGGTGTGGGTAGTGCAGTCTAGCAGAAGGGTATACCTCTTTCATGTGTcggcttggggagggggggggtgctGAGGTGCAGGAGAGGTCATTGGAGAACTCTTTGTTTTTTAGCCCTGAGAcaagttattttcctttctcatatagTCTGGGAAAACGTAGGACTAACTTTGAATAGAGGAGTTGATGTTTTGCCAGCTCTCTTAAGGGTTGTGCTTCTAGCTTAGAGCATCCACCCTGTCTTGGCACCCAGCCTTGAGGTCTTggtagcttattttattttactttattttttaaaagattttacttatttatttgagagagagagagaatgagcaaggggaagagcaggggaagagggagaagcagactcctgctgagcagggagccctacatggggctggaacccaggaccctgggatcatgacccaagccaaaggcagatgcttaagcaactgagccacccaggtgccccgaggtcTTAGTAGTTTAGAATGGTTAGTAGAGTCACTTAATTGCTTGTCAGTTGGTTATGAGAGGAATTTTGGGATCCAAGTCTTGGGGCTTTCTGTGCTTTCCTTGTTCTGGGTTGTTGTTGAAGTCTAGTTACTGTCCCTGTTAAACATATAGTAGCGATAGGGTCACTCAGGTACTGGATGAAGTCCAGAAGTAGAGCAGGAgttctattattatttacttagaGTGGTCCTTCttgaaatgagatttaaaatttttttttgagattttaaagtttttatcatttatttatttctattttttttattttttaatttttttaaaatttttatttatttttttatcatttatttatttaagagagagagtgagagcatgtaCGTGCACGAGTGGGGGTGcaagggtggaggtggggagagcaaCTCAAGCAGAGtcctcgatcccatgaccccgagaccatgacccaagccaaaaccaagagtcaggttcCCAACTGTGTCATTTCCTCCTCTTGGTAATGATTTGGTGTtgaatcctctttttttctcagtgtccAGCTCTTAAGGGCAAAGTTCAGAAGATTCTAATCTGGAAATGGGGTCAGCCACCATCTCCCACACCAGTGCCTCGGCCTCCAGATGCTGATCCCAATACTCCCTCTCCCAAGCCCCTGGAGGGGCGGCCAGAGCGGCAATTCTTTGTGAAGTGGCAAGGCATGTCTTATTGGCACTGCTCCTGGGTATCTGAACTGCAGGTAAACCTGGGATAGGCTAGAGATCTGGGGGCTGCAGGGAAGAGGGTCGTGAGAAATAGCCTTGTGGATGGAAGGAACGGATGCCACTCCTTGGTGACTGCTATCCTCTCTGCCTGCAGTTGGAGCTGCACTGTCAAGTGATGTTCCGAAACTATCAGCGGAAGAATGATATGGATGAACCACCTTCTGGGGACTTTGGTGGTGATGAAGAGAAGAGCCGGAAGCGTAAGAACAAAGACCCTAAATTTGCAGAAATGGAGGAACGCTTCTATCGCTATGGCATAAAACCTGAGTGGATGATGATCCACCGAATTCTCAACCACAGGTACCAGTGGAGCTGGGCCAGACTGGTGGTGGTCTTGGGCATATTGGAGGTAGGCAGCATATCCATTGAGAGACTGCTGCCCAAGGGATTAAGAAAATGGATGTCACCGGTGATTTAAACTTGGAAGAGATGTGTACTTGATATATTATTAACTGACTGAATCCTGGTATTTGAGCCACAGGAGAAGACTATAGATTAGATGTAATTTTAGGTCCAAAGACTGTGTAGTAGACTCTGATTACATGTGGCATCTGGCATTCCTAGAAGTCTAGTTTGGAATACCCATTATTGGCACTTTTTGAGAGTGAGGCATGGCCTTCTGgctctgaagatttttttctccttgacctTGTAGTGTGGACAAGAAGGGCCACGTCCACTACTTGATCAAATGGCGGGACTTGCCCTACGATCAGGCATCCTGGGAgagtgaggatgtggagatacAGGACTACGACCTCTTCAAGCAGAGCTATTGGAACCACAGGTGGGCAGCTTTGCTGAGGTGTGGAGTTTGTTCTTATTGAGAAAAGGACTCTAGACAGCTGTGTGATGTTTGTCTTCTTTAGGGAGTTAATGAGGGGTGAGGAAGGACGACCAGGCAAGAAGCTCAAGAAGGTGAAGCTGAGGAAGTTGGAGAGGCCTCCTGAAACTCCTACAGTTGATGTGAGTTGGGGCAGAAGAAAGGGTAGAATTTGTTGGGTAGGAGGATAAATCTCATGTGCTCTAGTCCTCTGATGTTGCTCTTACTGATGCTCTGCCAATAGTAACTTCAGAGTAGAATGCTTCCCTACTTCTCCACAGCTCTAAACCAGGGATATGCTAGAATCATTTTCTTCTTgcatcatcaaaaataaaaacataggagATGGTGTTTCCTGTGATTGAGCAAGTATTATCTAGGGATGGGTCACACAACTACACTTTTATGAAACTGGTATTGGAACCTGGGTCTTCTGACTCATAATTCAATGGCTCAGTTCCTCTGGGTTTTATTTGTGTAATATAATGTAAGGGCTGTTAAGGTTAAAAAGACGACCCTAGGGGGAACATACGATTATTTACCAGGTGAACCTTGCTTAGCAGAATTACTGTATTGCTAGGGAGGCTACGATGTATCTTTCAGGGATCTGTAGGATCAAGATCTCCCATCTGTCTGACAGGTTAGTTGCCTTCCTGGAGGACCCTAAATCAAACACAAAGTTACAATAGCTGTTGGGGATCTTTCCCCCCCCCACAATCTTTGTGGCTCTTAAGAATCTAGTGAGGATGTGTGAGGAGCAAGCATCTGTTATCTTACGGAAGGGAGTTCTTGCCGGCACTTGACTTCCTTCATTTCATCCTTCAGCCAACAGTGAAGTATGAGCGACAGCCAGAGTACCTGGATGCTACAGGGGGAACCCTGCACCCCTATCAAATGGAGGGCTTGAACTGGTTGCGCTTCTCCTGGGCTCAAGGCACCGACACCATCTTGGCTGATGAGATGGGCCTTGGGAAGACTGTCCAGACAGCAGTCTTCCTCTATTCTCTCTACAAGGAGGTAGGAAAGCTGGGGCTGTTAGTTTTTTTGTGTGGGTATTTTGTGTTGTGGTCGTTTCACATtttgaggagagaggaaaaggaaggaaaaattggtcacaaaactttttttttttttttttaatttttttttctttttttaatttttacttattcatgatagtcacacagagagagagagagagaggcagagacacaggcagagggagaagcgggctccatgcaccgggagcccgacgtgggactcaatcccgggtctccaggatcgtgccctgggccaaaggcaggcgctaaaccgctgcgccacccagggatcccggtcacAAAACTTGAAGAACACTGTTGAATGACAGTCAGGTAGACACATGTCCACAGAGATAGACTGGGGAGATGGCAACCTGGGTAGAGTCAGTGGTAGATGCATAGAGCCTCAGTCTTGGAGGAATAAATACCTGTTGAGATAAAGAGAGCTGTGAGTGGAATTAGCATGGAAAGACATACAGGAAAGGCTCAGATTTTAAACTCTCTGTAAAGGTGGCTGTGCTGTGGGAAGTAGGCAAGGCGTTTACGTACGTAGAGAAAGGCAAGGGTAGGAGCAGCACACATGCCGGTCCTTGGCTGGCTTTGTGGGCAGTGGTAGAGATGGGTGCTAGGCCAGTAGTATGCTGGGGCCCTCAGTCCTTACTCTgccacttttcttctttctccaaggGTCATTCCAAAGGCCCTTTCCTAGTCAGTGCCCCTCTTTCTACCATCATCAACTGGGAGCGGGAGTTTGAAATGTGGGCTCCAGATATGTATGTGGTGACCTATGTGGGTGACAAAGACAGCCGTGCCATCATCCGAGAGAATGAGTTCTCCTTTGAAGACAACGCCATTCGTGGTGGCAAGAAAGCCTCTCGTATGAAGGTATCTCAGTGGTAGGGAGAGCACCCTAGAGGGAGTTGTTGCTGTGGGCTTACTGCTTCTTCTGACCTCAGTCCCTGAGGTGAGGCAGAAGGATAACAATTGGGAGGAGGAAAGACCCATAAGTCTCTTGGGTTAACCTGCATTGGAGGAGTTGAACATTAGTGACCAGGTCTACTCCTTGTGTAGAAAGAGGCATCTGTGAAATTCCACGTGCTGCTGACATCTTATGAATTGATCACCATTGACATGGCTATCTTGGGTTCCATTGATTGGGCCTGCCTTATCGTGGATGAAGCGCATCGTCTCAAGAACAATCAGTCAAAggtgaaggaagggagggaggttaTGGCCCCTGGTTTGAGTTTTCTGGTACCACCTACTCATTAAGAGGGGACctaggaggagaggaaagggtcAAGTggtctctctgccttccctcctcactTGGGATTCCCCTTGGTGGCCAGGCCTTAAAAGGGAGATAGAGatgcggggtggggagggcttaACTATTGGGCAGCAAAACAGCTCAGTTTGCAGAGATTTACCAGAGCCCTCTTTTCATTGAATTTTACCTTCTCCGTCTGCTTCTTCAGTTCTTCCGGGTCTTAAATGGTTACTCACTCCAACACAAGCTGTTGCTGACTGGGACTCCGTTACAAAACAATCTAGAAGAGTTGTTTCATTTGCTCAACTTTCTCACCCCTGAGAGATTCCAGTAAGTGTACATTTCTCCATAATCAGCTGATAATTCTGCTTCAAATCTTCCTGTTGCCCATTTCCTATatcactttcctttctttctgaagcAATTtagaaggcttcttggaggagttTGCTGACATTGCCAAGGAGGACCAGATTAAAAAACTGCATGATATGCTGGGCCCTCATATGTTGCGGCGTCTCAAAGCTGATGTGTTCAAGAATATGCCATCCAAGACAGAACTGATAGTGCGTGTGGAGCTGAGCCCCATGCAGAAGTGAGTCAGAAGGTTCAGAAGCATCGACTCCATTTTGTAAAAGTAGTTAGATACCTACTAGTCTGAAGAGTGCTTCCGATTCCTCCCTATACTTTGCTTCAGGGCATCTGGTGACCAGCGCAAGCAAGATCTCCAGAAACTTGATGCCATAGTTCTTATTTAGTTGAATACCTTATTTAacatggtggtgctggtgcttaTTAGGGTTCCATCTGTTAGGTCCCAAAGTGAGGTATGTTGGGAGGGAGATCTCAGACTTTGGGATGGTATTATGAGTCATGTGAAGTTAGGAGTCCTATAAAAGCTCTTGAGTCTGATCTTTCTGTCTTATCCACGTAGGAAATACTACAAGTACATTCTCACTCGAAACTTTGAAGCACTCAATGCTCGAGGTGGTGGCAACCAAGTTTCTCTGCTAAATGTGGTGATGGATCTGAAGAAGTGCTGCAACCACCCGTACCTCTTTCCCGTGGCTGCAATGGTATGCTGTGCCTCCTCTTGCTCCTCACTGGGCTGGAGTTGCTCCATTTGGttcaatgtttttctcttttgtgctgCTTTCCTCAGGAAGCCCCTAAAATGCCTAATGGCATGTATGATGGCAGTGCCCTAATTCGAGCATCTGGGAAATTATTGCTGCTACAGAAGATGCTCAAGAACCTTAAGGAGGGTGGGCACCGTGTACTCATCTTCTCTCAGGTATTttgtgggctgggctgggagcttAAGAAAACGGTAGACAGCCCTTAGTGAGATGAGGCAGGCAATTGTCATCTGACTTCCCCTTAATTAAACTGTGCTTCTTTTCTAGATGACCAAGATGCTAGACCTATTAGAAGATTTCTTGGAACATGAAGGTTATAAGTATGAACGTATTGACGGTGGGATTACTGGGAATATGCGGCAAGAGGCCATTGACCGCTTCAATGGTAAGTGAGGAGGAGTGGCTTCAGtctgtatgttctcattcactcaCGACTTTGCATGGATCATTTGTTCTTGTATGCCTGCTTTTCTGTGTGgttctttaggatttttgtcAATTGATGTGAAAGAGTAAAGCTTTTGAATGCCTTGATTGAATGTATTGGGCTTTTCCTAGcagataattttttcctttggagtcttcatccttttttttttttttttttcatttatttattcatgagagacacacagagaaagaggcagagacacagacagagggagaagcaggttccatgcagggagcccgacatgggactcgatccagggtctccaggatcaccccctgggccaaaggcaggcactaaaccgttgagccaccagggctgcctcgtCTTCATCCTTTTTGATATACGAGGAGCTTTCATTTAACCCTCTTTGTTGTAtcttgaggcccagagagggaccagGACTTACTCAACTGAGCCATTCATAGCAGACTTGTCTCTCAGTAGCTGccgctcttcctcctcctcctctttatttttaatttaattaatttttttagaaagttttttttttaatattttatttattcatgagagacacacacacacacacaggcagagacataggca
Protein-coding regions in this window:
- the CHD4 gene encoding chromodomain-helicase-DNA-binding protein 4 isoform X6, with protein sequence MASGLGSPSPCSAGSEEEDMDALLNNSLPPPHPENEEDPEEDLSEAETPKLKKKKKPKKPRDPKIPKSKRQKKELGDSSGEGPEFVEEEEEVALRSDSEGSDYTPGKKKKKKLGPKKEKKSKSKRKEEEEEDDDDDDSKEPKSSAQLLEDWGMEDIDHVFSEEDYRTLTNYKAFSQFVRPLIAAKNPKIAVSKMMMVLGAKWREFSTNNPFKGSSGASVAAAAAAAVAVVESMVTATEVAPPPPPVEVPIRKAKTKEGKGPNARRKPKGSPRVPDAKKPKPKKVAPLKIKLGGFGSKRKRSSSEDDDLDVESDFDDASINSYSVSDGSTSRSSRSRKKLRTTKKKKKGEEEVTAVDGYETDHQDYCEVCQQGGEIILCDTCPRAYHMVCLDPDMEKAPEGKWSCPHCEKEGIQWEAKEDNSEGEEILEEVGGDPEEEDDHHMEFCRVCKDGGELLCCDTCPSSYHIHCLNPPLPEIPNGEWLCPRCTCPALKGKVQKILIWKWGQPPSPTPVPRPPDADPNTPSPKPLEGRPERQFFVKWQGMSYWHCSWVSELQLELHCQVMFRNYQRKNDMDEPPSGDFGGDEEKSRKRKNKDPKFAEMEERFYRYGIKPEWMMIHRILNHSVDKKGHVHYLIKWRDLPYDQASWESEDVEIQDYDLFKQSYWNHRELMRGEEGRPGKKLKKVKLRKLERPPETPTVDPTVKYERQPEYLDATGGTLHPYQMEGLNWLRFSWAQGTDTILADEMGLGKTVQTAVFLYSLYKEGHSKGPFLVSAPLSTIINWEREFEMWAPDMYVVTYVGDKDSRAIIRENEFSFEDNAIRGGKKASRMKKEASVKFHVLLTSYELITIDMAILGSIDWACLIVDEAHRLKNNQSKFFRVLNGYSLQHKLLLTGTPLQNNLEELFHLLNFLTPERFHNLEGFLEEFADIAKEDQIKKLHDMLGPHMLRRLKADVFKNMPSKTELIVRVELSPMQKKYYKYILTRNFEALNARGGGNQVSLLNVVMDLKKCCNHPYLFPVAAMEAPKMPNGMYDGSALIRASGKLLLLQKMLKNLKEGGHRVLIFSQMTKMLDLLEDFLEHEGYKYERIDGGITGNMRQEAIDRFNAPGAQQFCFLLSTRAGGLGINLATADTVIIYDSDWNPHNDIQAFSRAHRIGQNKKVMIYRFVTRASVEERITQVAKKKMMLTHLVVRPGLGSKTGSMSKQELDDILKFGTEELFKDEATDGGGDNKEGEDSSVIHYDDKAIERLLDRNQDETEDTELQGMNEYLSSFKVAQYVVREEEMGEEEEVEREIIKQEESVDPDYWEKLLRHHYEQQQEDLARNLGKGKRIRKQVNYNDGSQEDRDWQDDQSDNQSDYSVASEEGDEDFDERSEAPRRPSRKGLRNDKDKPLPPLLARVGGNIEVLGFNARQRKAFLNAIMRYGMPPQDAFTTQWLVRDLRGKSEKEFKAYVSLFMRHLCEPGADGAETFADGVPREGLSRQHVLTRIGVMSLIRKKVQEFEHVNGRWSMPELAEVEENKKMSQPGSPSPKTPTPSTPGDTQPNTPAPAPPAEDGIKIEENSLKEEESVEGEKEVKSTAPEATVECTQPPAPASEDEKVLVEPPEVEEKVEKAEVKERTEEPMETEPKGVADVEKVEEKSAVDLTPIVVEDKEEKKEEEEKKEVMLQNGETPKDLNDEKQKKNIKQRFMFNIADGGFTELHSLWQNEERAATVTKKTYEIWHRRHDYWLLAGIINHGYARWQDIQNDPRYAILNEPFKGEMNRGNFLEIKNKFLARRFKLLEQALVIEEQLRRAAYLNMSEDPSHPSMALNTRFAEVECLAESHQHLSKESMAGNKPANAVLHKVLKQLEELLSDMKADVTRLPATIARIPPVAVRLQMSERNILSRLANRAPEPTPQQVAQQQ